A single region of the Triticum dicoccoides isolate Atlit2015 ecotype Zavitan chromosome 2B, WEW_v2.0, whole genome shotgun sequence genome encodes:
- the LOC119364375 gene encoding GTP-binding protein YPTM1 — MGNEFDYLFKLLLIGDSSVGKSCFLLRFSDDSYVDSYISTIGVDFKIRTLEMDGKTIKLQIWDTAGQERFRTITSSYYRGAHGIIIVYDITDMESFNNVKQWLSEIDKYANDSVRKLLVGNKCDLAESRVVDTAVAQAYADEMGIPFLETSAKESINVEEAFLAMSAAIKKSKAGGLERKASNLVQMKGQPIQQQQHKQKSSCCST; from the exons ATGGGCAACGAGTT CGACTACCTGTTCAAGCTCCTCCTGATCGGCGACTCCTCCGTCGGCAAGTCCTGCTTCCTCCTCCGTTTCTCC GACGATTCGTATGTGGACAGCTACATTAGCACCATCGGCGTTGACTTT AAAATCCGCACTCTCGAGATGGATGGGAAGACCATCAAACTGCAGATT TGGGACACAGCAGGACAGGAGCGGTTCAGAACCATCACAAGCAGCTACTACCGAGGGGCTCACGGCATCATC ATTGTCTATGACATCACGGACATGGAGAGCTTCAACAATGTCAAGCAATGGCTGAGCGAGATCGACAAGTACGCCAACGACAGTGTGCGCAAGCTTCTTGTTGGTAACAAGTGTGATCTGGCTGAGAGCAGGGTCGTCGATACTGCCGTAGCACAG GCCTATGCTGATGAGATGGGTATTCCTTTCCTAGAGACAAGTGCTAAAGAATCCATCAATGTTGAAGAGGCCTTTTTGGCAATGTCTGCAGCAATCAAGAAGAG CAAAGCTGGAGGCCTGGAGAGGAAGGCCTCTAATCTGGTGCAGATGAAAGGCCAGCCAAttcagcagcagcagcacaagcaGAAGAGCAGCTGCTGTTCAACATGA